A region from the Altererythrobacter sp. H2 genome encodes:
- a CDS encoding molybdopterin-dependent oxidoreductase: protein MRRRNVLAGLGALFAGGCAKVADTGTAQSLFDLAEGWHRKAHRLLANREALAPEYPRAAISPYFRGNGSLTVSSDFYRAQLTAGFPDWRLEVRGLVKSPLSLSLDDLRALPQRTQVTRHDCVEGWSAIGEWTGPQLSTLLEMARLREDAQFIVFRCADRLANRDYYESVDLVDAWHPQTIVAHALNGQPLPEKNGAPLRMRIERQLGYKHAKYVTAIEAVASLDEIGDGKGGYWEDRSGYQWYAGI, encoded by the coding sequence ATGAGACGCCGCAACGTCCTCGCCGGCCTTGGCGCACTTTTCGCGGGCGGATGCGCCAAAGTGGCCGACACCGGAACGGCGCAGTCGCTGTTCGATCTGGCGGAAGGCTGGCACCGCAAGGCGCACCGCCTGCTGGCCAATCGCGAGGCGCTGGCCCCGGAATATCCCCGCGCAGCGATCTCGCCCTATTTCCGTGGCAATGGTTCGCTTACGGTAAGCAGCGATTTCTACCGCGCTCAGCTCACCGCCGGTTTCCCCGACTGGCGGCTGGAAGTGCGCGGGCTGGTCAAAAGCCCGCTCAGCCTCTCGCTAGACGATCTGCGCGCCCTGCCCCAGCGCACCCAGGTCACCCGCCACGATTGCGTGGAAGGCTGGAGCGCGATCGGCGAATGGACCGGGCCGCAGCTTTCCACCCTGCTCGAAATGGCCAGGTTGCGCGAGGACGCGCAGTTCATCGTGTTCCGCTGCGCTGACCGGCTGGCGAACCGCGACTATTACGAGAGCGTTGACCTGGTCGATGCCTGGCACCCGCAGACAATCGTCGCCCACGCATTGAACGGCCAGCCGCTGCCGGAAAAGAACGGCGCTCCCTTGCGGATGCGGATCGAACGCCAGCTCGGCTACAAGCACGCCAAATATGTCACCGCGATCGAAGCGGTCGCCAGCCTCGACGAGATCGGTGACGGCAAAGGCGGCTATTGGGAAGACCGCTCCGGCTACCAGTGGTATGCGGGGATTTAG
- a CDS encoding polyprenyl synthetase family protein — MTAEIVPLPRKRPSLDPMLALTAQGMNSVNAVILDRMQSEIPLIPALAGHLISGGGKRLRPMLTLAGAELVGYQGARHHKLAAAVEFIHTATLLHDDVVDGSELRRGKAAANIIFGNPATVLVGDFLFSRAFELMTEDGSLKVLKILSSASAIIAEGEVSQLTAQRQIGTSEERYLSIIGAKTAALFAAASRIAAVVAECDEQQERALEDYGRNLGVAFQLVDDAIDYDSDAAEMGKDQGDDFREGKMTLPVILAYARGTEEERKFWQLAIAGHRAGDAELAEAIRLIGKYDAVETTRERARHFAERAINAISIFPDSKARAAMAEAAQFAVARGY, encoded by the coding sequence ATGACTGCCGAAATCGTCCCCCTGCCGCGCAAGCGGCCCTCGCTCGACCCGATGCTGGCGCTGACCGCGCAGGGCATGAATTCGGTCAATGCGGTGATCCTTGACCGGATGCAGAGCGAGATTCCGCTCATCCCGGCGCTGGCAGGACACCTGATTTCGGGTGGTGGCAAGCGGCTGCGCCCAATGCTGACGCTCGCGGGGGCGGAGCTGGTCGGCTACCAGGGCGCCCGCCACCACAAGCTCGCCGCCGCGGTGGAATTCATCCATACCGCCACCTTGCTGCATGACGATGTGGTCGATGGCAGCGAACTGCGCCGGGGCAAGGCTGCGGCCAACATCATCTTCGGCAATCCGGCGACCGTGCTGGTCGGCGATTTCCTGTTCAGCCGCGCCTTCGAGCTGATGACCGAGGACGGCAGCCTCAAGGTGCTCAAGATCCTTTCCAGCGCCAGCGCCATCATCGCCGAAGGCGAGGTGTCGCAGCTTACCGCCCAGCGCCAGATCGGCACCAGCGAGGAACGCTATCTGTCGATTATCGGCGCCAAGACCGCCGCCCTGTTCGCCGCGGCCAGCCGGATTGCGGCTGTGGTGGCTGAGTGCGACGAACAGCAGGAGCGGGCGCTGGAAGACTATGGTCGCAACCTCGGTGTGGCGTTCCAGCTGGTCGACGATGCGATCGATTACGATTCCGACGCCGCCGAAATGGGCAAGGACCAGGGCGACGATTTCCGCGAAGGCAAGATGACCCTGCCCGTGATCCTCGCCTATGCCCGCGGGACGGAAGAAGAACGCAAGTTCTGGCAGCTGGCGATCGCAGGCCACCGCGCCGGCGATGCCGAACTTGCCGAGGCGATCCGCCTGATCGGCAAGTATGACGCCGTCGAAACCACCCGCGAACGGGCACGCCACTTTGCCGAGCGGGCGATCAACGCCATATCGATCTTCCCCGACAGCAAAGCCCGCGCCGCGATGGCCGAAGCGGCGCAATTCGCGGTCGCGCGGGGGTATTGA
- a CDS encoding chorismate mutase, protein MTDTAPDPQLAAFRRSIDNIDAAIVHMLAERFRITQAVGAYKAANALPPSDPGREQAQIERLRKLAEESDLDPEFGEKFIRFVIDEVIRHHEKARQG, encoded by the coding sequence ATGACCGACACAGCTCCCGATCCTCAGCTCGCCGCTTTCCGCCGCAGCATCGACAATATTGACGCCGCGATTGTCCATATGCTGGCAGAGCGGTTCCGCATCACGCAGGCAGTCGGCGCCTACAAGGCAGCGAATGCCCTGCCCCCGTCCGACCCCGGGCGCGAACAGGCCCAGATCGAACGACTGCGCAAACTGGCAGAGGAATCGGATCTGGACCCGGAGTTCGGCGAGAAATTCATCCGCTTCGTGATCGATGAAGTGATCCGTCACCATGAAAAGGCGCGGCAAGGATAG
- a CDS encoding ETC complex I subunit, translating into MSARIYQRPKNAMQSGKARTEEWVLEFEQSEARRPDPLMGWTGSADTQSQVVLTFPSKDEAKAYAERYGIAARVHATPPKAIKLQAYADNFR; encoded by the coding sequence ATGAGCGCCCGCATTTATCAACGCCCGAAAAACGCGATGCAGTCCGGCAAGGCCCGCACCGAGGAGTGGGTGCTCGAATTCGAGCAGTCCGAAGCGCGCCGCCCCGATCCGCTGATGGGCTGGACCGGCAGCGCCGACACCCAGTCGCAGGTCGTGCTCACGTTCCCGAGCAAGGACGAGGCGAAAGCCTATGCCGAGCGGTACGGGATTGCTGCCCGTGTCCATGCGACTCCGCCCAAGGCGATCAAGTTGCAGGCTTATGCGGACAATTTCCGTTAA
- a CDS encoding SIMPL domain-containing protein, with protein MTRIALPLAALTMAASPLAAAEVTVTAQGPIVELSVTETVKGRPDLVEVGAGVTTEAATAVEAMRLNAEQMARVVQRIRSLGIAADDVQTTGINLNAAYDYNGQRQVFRGYQASNRVSVTLRKVDETGRILDALVAAGATDLSGPSFSIEDDTAAQAQARKAAVEKAGAMARQYAEWSGYTGVRVLKISESMQGGMPVPYMRAQAMEASSAPTPVEPGLVGTSVSVSVTYEMTR; from the coding sequence ATGACCCGAATTGCCCTGCCTCTTGCCGCCCTGACCATGGCCGCTTCCCCGCTTGCGGCGGCGGAAGTCACCGTCACCGCTCAAGGGCCGATTGTGGAGCTCAGCGTGACCGAGACGGTCAAGGGCCGGCCCGATCTGGTTGAGGTCGGCGCAGGGGTGACGACCGAAGCCGCCACGGCAGTCGAGGCCATGCGGCTGAATGCCGAACAGATGGCGCGCGTTGTCCAGCGCATCCGCTCGCTCGGAATTGCCGCAGACGATGTGCAGACCACCGGGATCAATCTCAACGCGGCTTACGATTACAACGGCCAGCGTCAGGTATTCCGCGGTTATCAGGCGTCCAACCGGGTGAGTGTAACCTTGCGCAAGGTGGACGAAACCGGGCGGATACTGGATGCGCTGGTCGCAGCCGGGGCGACCGATCTGTCGGGCCCCAGCTTCTCGATCGAGGATGACACGGCCGCCCAGGCGCAGGCTCGCAAGGCAGCCGTGGAAAAGGCCGGGGCGATGGCGCGGCAATATGCCGAATGGAGCGGCTATACGGGCGTGAGGGTGCTCAAGATCAGCGAATCCATGCAGGGCGGAATGCCTGTGCCCTATATGCGCGCGCAGGCGATGGAAGCTTCCTCCGCGCCCACTCCGGTGGAGCCCGGTCTGGTGGGGACGTCCGTCAGCGTATCAGTCACCTATGAAATGACACGTTAA
- a CDS encoding DUF1801 domain-containing protein, which produces MMGEAKTQITPVDPADFIASVEPERRRDEALVLDALFRRVTGEVPKMWGPSMIGYGEYRTTYASGRDVHWMRIGFSPRKARLSLYLMGGYCDALTGKHRDELLARLGRHSTGASCLYVNKLADIDMAVLEEIAAADWATMARLYP; this is translated from the coding sequence ATGATGGGCGAAGCCAAGACGCAAATCACGCCGGTTGATCCGGCCGACTTTATTGCATCAGTCGAGCCTGAACGGCGTCGTGACGAAGCACTTGTGCTCGATGCCCTGTTCCGGCGGGTAACCGGCGAGGTCCCGAAAATGTGGGGGCCGAGCATGATCGGCTATGGCGAATACCGCACCACCTATGCCAGCGGGCGCGACGTGCACTGGATGCGGATCGGGTTCAGCCCGCGCAAGGCCCGGCTCTCGCTTTACCTGATGGGCGGTTATTGCGACGCGCTGACCGGCAAGCACCGCGACGAATTGCTCGCCCGGCTGGGCAGGCATTCGACCGGGGCGAGTTGCCTCTATGTGAACAAGCTGGCCGATATCGATATGGCGGTGCTGGAGGAGATTGCCGCCGCCGACTGGGCGACGATGGCACGGCTCTATCCCTAA
- a CDS encoding response regulator transcription factor has protein sequence MRILIVEDEPTLGKQLKSTLEQTGYAVDLSTDGEDGHFMGSTEEYDAVILDLGLPEIDGLTVLGMWRKEGRKFPVLVLTARDSWSDKVAGLDAGADDYLAKPFRTEELIARLRALIRRASGNTSAEMTAGDVRLDTRSGRVTLNGEPVKLTAQEYKLLSYLMHHKGKVVSRTELIEHIYDQDFDRDSNTIEVFVTRIRKKLGADVITTIRGLGYSLDDPAEGTRG, from the coding sequence ATGCGTATCCTGATCGTTGAGGATGAACCAACACTCGGCAAACAGCTCAAGTCCACGCTTGAACAGACCGGCTATGCGGTCGATCTTTCGACCGATGGCGAAGACGGCCACTTCATGGGCTCGACCGAAGAATATGATGCGGTGATCCTCGACCTCGGCCTGCCGGAGATCGACGGGCTGACCGTGCTCGGCATGTGGCGCAAGGAAGGCCGCAAGTTTCCCGTGCTGGTGCTGACTGCGCGCGATTCCTGGTCCGACAAAGTGGCCGGCCTTGATGCCGGTGCTGACGACTACCTGGCCAAGCCGTTCCGCACGGAAGAGCTGATCGCCCGCCTGCGGGCGCTGATCCGCCGCGCTTCCGGCAACACCTCTGCCGAAATGACCGCTGGCGACGTGCGGCTCGATACCCGCTCCGGCCGGGTCACCCTGAACGGCGAGCCGGTCAAGCTGACTGCGCAGGAATACAAGCTGCTCAGCTACCTGATGCACCACAAGGGCAAGGTGGTCAGCCGGACCGAGCTGATCGAGCACATTTACGATCAGGATTTCGACCGTGATTCGAATACGATCGAAGTCTTCGTAACGCGCATCCGGAAAAAGCTGGGAGCCGATGTGATTACCACCATCCGCGGCCTGGGCTACAGCCTCGACGATCCGGCCGAAGGCACGCGCGGCTGA
- the hrpB gene encoding ATP-dependent helicase HrpB, which yields MPDLPIHGVLSDLLGALADKGAAVLIAPPGAGKTTAVAPALLGEGWCTGQVILLSPRRVAARAAAERMAELLGEKPGETIGYLTRLDSRASGKTRVLVMTEAIFVNRIVADPELPGVSAVLFDEAHERHLDSDLGLALALESRAVLREDLRVCVMSATLDGARFARLLGDGAAVVKSEGKAFPLEIRWLGSAPEKRIEDAMAGAVLTAWREEGGDILAFLPGVGEIERTRERLVERLPEVPILPLHGQCEPASQRAAIRRDPQGRRRIVLATAIAETSLTLDGVDIIIDSGLARHAEFDKAAGTTHLVTRRASQASAAQRAGRAARQGPGVAYRLWEEAGHAGRPPFAPPEIETADLAPLVLALARWGTADAASLPWIDPPPAASVAAARARLEALGALDDSGRITGRGEALAALPLDPAQAAMVLYGAEHGAGRTAARLALLLQERGLGGRGEDLAARLQRWDADRSPRAEASRKLAARWDELAGKATPARQEPPPAVLLAAGYPDNVARRRDPSGEHWLSAGGRGFVLDPTSSLARAEWLVIGDAQGQAKGARITAALALEETEVELWLAPRIERRSVLRWTGERVEARLERRLGAITLATGPDPAPDPVAVVDMLVDKALDNLSAILPRELVNRGRYAGIVGWEEPALRASADQWLRPLLAGRRDLDVSRGKLADALLALLDWDARQLLDRLAPREFASPAGTHHAIDYAGDDAPSVEVRVQALFGLERHPMVGDTPLLLKLTSPAGRPLQSTRDLPGFWRGSWADVKKEMKGRYPRHRWPDEPWAEKPSLKTKNAFSRSDS from the coding sequence ATCCCCGACCTCCCCATCCACGGCGTCCTGTCCGATCTTCTCGGCGCCCTTGCCGACAAGGGTGCTGCCGTACTTATCGCGCCGCCGGGAGCCGGGAAGACCACGGCGGTCGCGCCCGCGCTGCTGGGCGAGGGCTGGTGCACGGGGCAGGTCATTCTGCTCAGCCCGCGCCGGGTGGCGGCCCGCGCAGCGGCCGAGCGGATGGCCGAGTTGCTGGGCGAAAAGCCGGGAGAAACAATCGGCTATCTGACGAGGCTCGACAGCAGGGCCTCAGGCAAGACGCGGGTGCTGGTGATGACGGAGGCGATTTTCGTCAACCGGATCGTCGCCGATCCCGAACTGCCGGGTGTGTCTGCGGTGTTGTTCGACGAGGCGCACGAACGCCACCTCGACAGCGACCTTGGCCTCGCGCTGGCACTGGAGAGCCGCGCCGTGCTGCGCGAGGACCTGCGGGTCTGCGTGATGTCGGCCACGCTCGACGGCGCGCGGTTCGCACGTCTGCTGGGCGATGGTGCGGCGGTTGTCAAAAGCGAAGGCAAGGCTTTCCCGCTTGAAATCCGCTGGTTGGGCTCCGCTCCTGAGAAACGGATTGAAGACGCCATGGCGGGTGCCGTGCTGACTGCCTGGCGCGAAGAGGGTGGCGACATTCTCGCGTTCCTCCCCGGCGTAGGCGAAATCGAGCGCACCCGCGAGCGGCTGGTCGAGCGCTTGCCCGAGGTGCCGATCCTCCCGCTTCACGGGCAGTGCGAACCGGCGTCCCAGCGCGCGGCGATCCGGCGTGACCCGCAAGGGCGGCGGCGGATCGTGCTCGCGACCGCGATTGCCGAGACGTCGCTGACCCTCGACGGTGTCGATATCATCATCGACAGCGGCCTCGCTCGCCATGCCGAATTCGACAAGGCTGCCGGGACCACCCATCTTGTCACCCGGCGCGCCAGCCAGGCCTCGGCCGCCCAGCGCGCGGGCCGGGCAGCGCGGCAGGGGCCGGGGGTGGCCTATCGCCTGTGGGAAGAGGCCGGGCACGCGGGCAGGCCGCCGTTCGCGCCGCCGGAGATCGAGACCGCCGACCTCGCGCCGCTGGTCCTGGCGCTGGCACGGTGGGGCACGGCGGACGCGGCCAGCCTGCCGTGGATTGACCCGCCGCCTGCGGCCTCGGTCGCGGCGGCACGGGCGCGGCTGGAAGCACTCGGCGCGCTGGACGATTCGGGGCGGATTACCGGGCGGGGGGAAGCGCTGGCCGCCTTGCCGCTCGACCCGGCGCAGGCGGCGATGGTGCTTTACGGGGCGGAGCATGGGGCAGGGCGCACGGCGGCCAGGCTCGCCCTGCTGCTGCAGGAGCGTGGTCTTGGCGGGCGGGGCGAGGACCTCGCCGCGCGCCTCCAGCGCTGGGATGCCGACCGTTCCCCGCGCGCGGAGGCCAGCCGCAAGCTCGCCGCACGGTGGGATGAACTGGCAGGCAAGGCAACGCCGGCAAGGCAGGAGCCGCCCCCCGCCGTCCTTCTCGCGGCAGGTTACCCAGACAATGTGGCGCGCCGCCGCGATCCTTCGGGCGAGCACTGGCTTTCAGCGGGCGGGCGGGGGTTCGTGCTCGATCCCACAAGCTCGCTGGCGCGCGCCGAATGGCTGGTGATCGGCGATGCTCAGGGGCAGGCCAAGGGCGCACGAATTACCGCAGCGCTGGCTCTGGAGGAAACCGAGGTCGAACTCTGGTTGGCACCCCGCATCGAGCGGCGCAGCGTGTTGCGCTGGACCGGTGAGCGTGTTGAAGCCCGGCTCGAACGGCGGCTCGGCGCAATCACTCTGGCTACCGGTCCTGATCCCGCGCCCGACCCGGTGGCGGTTGTGGACATGCTTGTGGACAAGGCGCTGGACAACCTGTCAGCCATTCTCCCGCGCGAGCTGGTCAATCGCGGGCGCTACGCCGGGATTGTCGGGTGGGAGGAGCCTGCGCTGCGCGCCAGTGCCGACCAGTGGTTGCGGCCCCTGCTCGCCGGTCGCCGCGATCTCGATGTGTCCAGGGGCAAGCTTGCCGACGCCCTGCTGGCCCTGCTCGACTGGGATGCGCGCCAACTGCTCGACCGGCTCGCCCCGCGCGAGTTCGCCTCGCCTGCAGGCACGCACCATGCGATCGACTATGCCGGGGATGATGCCCCTAGCGTCGAGGTCCGGGTGCAGGCGCTGTTCGGGCTTGAGCGCCACCCGATGGTGGGCGATACGCCCCTGCTCCTCAAGCTCACCAGTCCGGCTGGTCGCCCGCTCCAGTCGACCCGCGACCTGCCCGGTTTCTGGCGCGGATCGTGGGCGGACGTGAAGAAAGAGATGAAAGGGCGCTACCCCAGGCACCGCTGGCCCGATGAACCATGGGCGGAAAAGCCCAGCCTGAAGACCAAGAACGCCTTTTCACGCAGCGATTCGTGA
- a CDS encoding glycine zipper 2TM domain-containing protein: MKKAFLAIAAAALAVPTAPAMADPPPWAPAHGKRAKDRAYDSRGYYVEPRRITRNSRIWRGDDGRYYCRRDNGTAGLVIGAGVGALAGHELAGRGDKTLGAVLGGVVGGLLGREIDRGSLRCR, encoded by the coding sequence ATGAAGAAAGCATTTCTGGCAATTGCGGCTGCGGCCCTGGCCGTTCCCACCGCCCCGGCCATGGCTGATCCCCCGCCATGGGCACCGGCCCACGGCAAGCGCGCGAAGGACCGCGCCTATGACTCGCGCGGCTATTATGTCGAACCGCGCCGGATCACCCGCAACTCGCGCATCTGGCGCGGTGACGACGGGCGCTATTATTGCCGCCGCGACAACGGCACCGCCGGCCTGGTGATCGGCGCGGGCGTGGGCGCACTGGCCGGGCATGAGCTGGCCGGGCGCGGAGACAAGACCCTTGGCGCCGTTCTGGGCGGAGTCGTAGGCGGCCTCCTTGGCCGCGAGATTGACCGGGGCAGCCTGCGCTGCCGCTAA
- a CDS encoding cytochrome b/b6 domain-containing protein, protein MKRHPLSTRVWHWVNLPCLVVLFMSGLTISNAHRYLYWGDWGFAPEQAWLAVPRFPGWMTIPANYNLAEARDWHILMAWPFALGLLFVWLAMLGNRHFWRRLRTRRDEWSPAAVWREVRAHLRLDFDHPGGGYNFLQRLAYGLVLGVMLPMMVFTGMAISPGIEPAMPWLVDALGGRQSARSLHFLFAWALIAFLVVHVVLVLLNRPLALLHDMVTGGSR, encoded by the coding sequence ATGAAGCGCCACCCGCTTTCGACGCGGGTCTGGCACTGGGTCAACCTGCCCTGCCTGGTCGTGCTGTTCATGAGCGGGCTGACCATCTCCAACGCGCACCGCTATCTCTACTGGGGTGACTGGGGCTTCGCGCCGGAGCAGGCCTGGCTGGCGGTCCCGCGCTTTCCCGGCTGGATGACGATCCCCGCGAACTACAACCTGGCCGAAGCGCGTGACTGGCACATCCTGATGGCCTGGCCCTTCGCGCTCGGGCTGCTGTTCGTCTGGCTCGCCATGCTCGGCAACCGGCACTTCTGGCGGCGCCTGCGCACCCGGCGCGACGAATGGTCCCCGGCGGCAGTCTGGCGTGAGGTCAGGGCCCACCTGCGGCTCGATTTCGACCATCCCGGCGGCGGCTACAACTTCCTCCAGCGGCTGGCTTACGGGCTGGTGCTGGGGGTGATGCTGCCGATGATGGTGTTCACCGGCATGGCGATCAGCCCGGGGATCGAACCGGCCATGCCGTGGCTGGTCGATGCGCTGGGCGGGCGACAGAGCGCGCGCAGCCTGCACTTCCTGTTCGCCTGGGCACTGATCGCGTTCCTCGTCGTCCACGTGGTGCTGGTCCTGCTCAACCGGCCGCTGGCCCTGCTGCACGACATGGTGACGGGGGGCAGCCGATGA
- a CDS encoding PilZ domain-containing protein yields the protein MSAVLGRRRSERLTVCLPGKVVLLDGEFDCALDDVSQTGARIITDAPLPVGRRGILSCSPLEAVFSVVWTRGRFAGLEFEEDEPLGTIRLLRWHNDRDRERHDATLRQLVQRWGSGGW from the coding sequence TTGTCCGCCGTTCTTGGCCGCCGCCGTTCGGAACGGCTGACGGTCTGCCTGCCGGGCAAAGTGGTCCTGCTCGATGGCGAGTTTGACTGTGCGCTGGACGATGTTTCCCAGACCGGCGCCCGAATCATTACGGATGCGCCGCTGCCGGTTGGCCGACGGGGCATCCTTTCCTGTTCTCCGCTTGAGGCGGTCTTTTCGGTCGTCTGGACCAGAGGCCGGTTTGCGGGGCTCGAGTTCGAGGAAGATGAGCCGCTCGGCACCATCCGCCTGCTGCGCTGGCACAATGACCGTGATCGTGAGCGGCATGATGCCACCTTGCGCCAGCTGGTCCAGAGATGGGGCTCGGGCGGCTGGTAA
- a CDS encoding sensor histidine kinase — protein MMMIAAGWILVLLLAGGFALDRALSNLVQRNFDDQLEYMLTAMIASAEIGQDGEVLFYRALGDQRFLEPNSGLYWQIDGAGHDSWPSRSLWDRTLRVQGDHVDNDPHYYDSNQFPGEPLRVVERTVILPDSETRWTFAVASATGERQAQQAQIRNILLWSFIVLGLGLFLMATLQSWYGLRPLRRVRAAIQRIRTTGTNRVTDPLPLEVQPLVQELNMLLAHSEQQAEEARTHAGNLAHALKTPLTVVTNAATAHAPDLAETVIREARTMQRHVEHHLARARAVGRRAVGLASTPVCDSAEGVRRAVERLYPDVRFDIDGNRAAKVAIERQDLDEILGNLIENAAKYGGGSVFVTVDAEREAEQCVIWVEDDGTGIPAAEWPRIFDRGARLDTGKPGTGLGLAIVRDVAEIYGGEVSLGESEDLGGLLVKLSLPRAA, from the coding sequence ATGATGATGATCGCGGCGGGCTGGATTCTCGTCCTCCTGCTGGCCGGCGGCTTCGCGCTGGACCGGGCCCTCAGCAACCTGGTCCAGCGCAATTTCGACGACCAGCTCGAATACATGCTTACCGCCATGATCGCCTCGGCCGAGATCGGGCAGGACGGAGAGGTGCTGTTCTACCGCGCGCTGGGCGACCAGCGGTTCCTTGAACCGAACAGTGGGCTCTACTGGCAGATCGACGGCGCCGGGCACGATTCCTGGCCCTCGCGCAGCCTGTGGGATCGCACGCTCCGTGTTCAGGGCGACCATGTCGACAACGATCCCCACTATTACGACAGTAACCAGTTCCCGGGCGAGCCTTTGCGGGTGGTCGAGCGCACCGTGATCCTGCCTGACAGCGAGACGCGCTGGACCTTCGCCGTTGCCTCCGCCACCGGAGAACGCCAGGCGCAGCAGGCGCAGATCCGCAACATCCTGCTGTGGAGCTTTATCGTTCTGGGTCTGGGGCTGTTTCTGATGGCCACCCTGCAGAGCTGGTATGGCCTGCGTCCCCTGCGGCGCGTGCGGGCGGCAATCCAGCGCATCCGCACCACCGGAACCAACCGGGTGACTGATCCCCTGCCGCTGGAAGTGCAGCCGCTGGTGCAGGAACTCAACATGCTTCTGGCCCATTCGGAACAGCAGGCGGAGGAAGCCCGGACCCATGCCGGCAATCTGGCCCACGCGCTCAAGACTCCGCTGACCGTGGTCACCAATGCGGCCACCGCCCATGCGCCCGATCTGGCGGAAACGGTGATCCGCGAGGCCCGGACCATGCAGCGCCATGTGGAGCACCATCTGGCACGGGCGCGGGCCGTGGGGCGGCGCGCGGTTGGCCTGGCCAGCACCCCGGTGTGCGACAGCGCAGAGGGCGTGCGGCGTGCGGTCGAGCGGCTCTATCCCGATGTCCGGTTCGACATTGACGGTAACCGCGCCGCGAAAGTCGCGATCGAACGGCAGGATCTGGACGAGATCCTGGGTAACCTGATTGAAAATGCCGCCAAATATGGCGGCGGCAGCGTGTTTGTGACGGTCGACGCCGAGCGCGAGGCGGAACAGTGCGTGATCTGGGTCGAGGACGACGGAACCGGTATTCCGGCAGCGGAATGGCCGCGGATCTTTGATCGCGGCGCGCGGCTCGATACCGGCAAGCCCGGAACGGGCCTCGGCCTGGCGATCGTGCGGGACGTGGCGGAAATCTACGGGGGGGAGGTTTCGCTGGGCGAGAGCGAGGATCTTGGCGGCCTGCTGGTCAAGCTGAGCTTGCCGCGGGCAGCCTGA
- a CDS encoding SDR family oxidoreductase has protein sequence MPRPSVLITGAARRLGATVARAFGESGWHVVLHYGNSAREAEALAASLPSAEAIHCDLADSLASSQMVERLALRLNDWRVLVNCAAIFRPDDVTALDSNTYDRSMAINAKTPVRMAQAFLRLARSKQGRTVIQFTDQKLENTNPDFFSYTLSKHAVAGALPMLAMGAGWPEDRIYGLAPGAILASHDQTEEEVEISHRLNLLQRKTGADEIADACLFLAQGHLASGETLFIDSGQHLMRQPRDVIYLAREHME, from the coding sequence ATGCCTCGCCCCTCCGTCCTCATCACCGGCGCCGCGCGACGCCTTGGCGCAACCGTGGCCCGGGCGTTTGGCGAATCCGGCTGGCACGTCGTGCTTCACTACGGCAATTCCGCCCGCGAGGCCGAGGCATTGGCTGCCAGCCTGCCGAGCGCCGAAGCGATCCACTGCGATCTGGCCGACAGCTTGGCATCCTCGCAAATGGTAGAGCGGCTGGCGCTGCGGCTCAATGACTGGCGAGTGCTGGTCAACTGCGCGGCAATTTTCCGCCCGGACGATGTAACCGCGCTCGACTCGAACACCTATGACCGGTCGATGGCCATCAACGCCAAAACCCCGGTGCGCATGGCGCAGGCGTTCCTCCGGCTCGCCCGGTCGAAACAGGGGCGCACGGTAATCCAGTTCACCGACCAGAAGCTGGAGAACACCAATCCGGATTTCTTCAGTTATACCCTCAGCAAACATGCCGTCGCCGGGGCCCTGCCCATGCTCGCCATGGGGGCCGGTTGGCCGGAGGACCGGATCTATGGCCTCGCCCCCGGCGCGATCCTCGCCAGCCATGACCAGACCGAAGAAGAGGTGGAAATATCTCACCGGCTCAATCTGCTGCAGCGCAAGACCGGGGCGGACGAAATCGCCGATGCCTGCCTGTTCCTGGCGCAAGGTCATCTCGCCAGCGGTGAGACCCTGTTCATCGACAGTGGCCAGCACCTGATGCGCCAGCCGCGCGACGTGATCTATCTCGCCCGCGAGCACATGGAATGA